In a single window of the Larimichthys crocea isolate SSNF chromosome XVII, L_crocea_2.0, whole genome shotgun sequence genome:
- the jak1 gene encoding tyrosine-protein kinase JAK1, which yields MPTLWVMELSRQLCGKMRRSSRKAQFSSSPTSTLGLEIHFYTPEVHLLEYLSGCYTAEEICVAAAKKCSISPLCHNLFALYNEATGTWYPPNYEFKVTDETNLKLCYRMRFYFKNWHGTTEGESPVWRHCISKLRGGPSPQKTPEGTPLLDAASLNYLFSQGQHDFQKGVVPLRISQSEAEQHEIENECLGMAVLAITHYDMNKDMGTSNENSYKRFIPESLNRNIKQRNFLTRIRISNVFKKFLNEFNRRTVKDSNITPYDLKIKYLATLEGLTSGLGSELFEPISLSVVQEGEVCNGGYYGYYNQSQGQSQSQNTETSNDMHVLITGTTGISWRKKPSTTAMISKEKSKSKKNKQDGKQKNDRKKEADEGWQVFCDFHEITHTVIKEATVTIYRQDNKRMELQMACRAEALSFAALVDGYFRLTVDAHHFLCKEVAPASVVHNINNGCHGPICTEYAIHKLRQEGNEEGTYILRWSCTDYQYIIITVVCNEIDLRESRPIRQYKNFQIEVSNDGYRLYGTETFRNTLGELLEHLEGQSLRTDNLHFQLLHCCPPQPREVSNLLVVTKERAPAPQTPMQESQLSFHRILKEEIEQEEHLGLGTRTNIYSGTLRVKSEEDEDAGYSSFQEVKVVLKVLGSGHRDISLAFFETASMMRQVSHKHIVLLYGVCVRHQENIMVEEFVQLGPLDLFMRRQQSPLSTPWKFQVAKQLAAALSYLEDKKLVHGFVCAKNILLARDGLGTDEGGPFIKLSDPGIPITVLTREECVHRIPWIAPECVKSTSSLSVASDKWGFGTTLWEICYDGEVPLKDKKLTEKERFYETESALATPDCKELAELMTHCMNYDPKKRPFFRAIVRDIDMLEEKNPSIKPKPTPEVDPTVFEKRFLKKIRELGEGHFGKVELCLYDPRGDRTGEQVAVKSLKPENREEQSTNLAREIDILKALYHENIVKYKGICQEEGGQAIKLIMEYVSLGSLKDYLPRHKKDTSLSTLLSYSTQICKGMDYLGSQNYIHRDLAARNVLVENERTVKIGDFGLTKSIKDNEGYYTVKDENDSPVFWYAPECLTHCKFYLASDVWSFGVTMYELITYCDSSKSPMTLFLSMIGRSHGQMTVIRLVKVLTEGRRLPRPEGCPEPVYELMRKCWEQLPERRITFKRLIEELTNMQQQLQPQNDL from the exons ATGCCAACTCTGTGGGTGATGGAGTTGAGCAGGCAACTCTGTGGGAAGATGAGGAGGTCCAGTAGGAAGGCCCAATTCTCCTCTTCTCCCACTTCCACTCTGGGCCTGGAGATCCACTTTTACACACCGGAGGTGCACCTGCTAGAGTACCTCAGTGGCTGCTACACTGCTGAGGAGATCTGTGTCGCTGCTGCCAAGAAATGCT CAATCTCTCCCTTGTGCCATAACCTATTTGCCCTGTACAATGAGGCAACTGGCACGTGGTACCCGCCCAACTACGAGTTCAAAGTCACAGATGAAACCAATCTCAAATTGTGCTATCGCATGAG gttttatttcaaaaactgGCATGGCACCACTGAGGGAGAGTCTCCAGTTTGGAGACACTGCATCAGTAAACTCAGAGGAGGACCTAGCCCACAGAAAACACCAGAAGGGACACCCCTACTGGATGCTGCCTCTCTCAACTACCTGTTTTCCCAG gGCCAGCATGACTTTCAGAAAGGTGTGGTTCCACTGAGGATATCCCAGTCGGAGGCAGAGCAACACGAGATAGAAAATGAGTGTTTGGGCATGGCTGTGCTTGCTATCACTCACTATGACATGAACAAGGATATGGGTACTTCCAATGAaaacag CTACAAACGCTTCATCCCAGAGTCACTGAACCGAAACATCAAGCAGCGCAACTTTCTGACACGCATCCGCATCAGCAACGTCTTTAAGAAATTCCTCAATGAGTTCAATCGCCGCACAGTCAAGGACAGCAACATCACGCCATATGACCTGAAGATCAAGTACCTGGCCACACTGGAGGGCCTGACCAGCGGATTGGGCAGCGAGCTGTTTGAGCCCATCTCGCTCAGCGTAGTGCAGGAAGGAGAGGTCTGCAATGGAGGTTACTATG GGTATTACAACCAGAGCCAAGGGCAGAGCCAGAGTCAGAACACAGAGACAAGCAATGACATGCATGTCCTGATTACCGGTACCACTGGCATTTCCTGGAGAAAGAAGCCTTCTACA ACTGCCATGATCTCTAAAGAAAAGAGCAAGTCAAAGAAGAACAAGCAggatggaaaacagaaaaacgacagaaagaaagaggcagacGAAGGCTGGCAGGTGTTCTGTGACTTCCATGAGATCACCCACACTGTCATCAAAGAGGCAACGGTCACCATCTATAGACAGGACAACAAGAGGATG GAGTTGCAAATGGCTTGTAGGGCTGAGGCTTTGTCCTTTGCAGCCCTTGTGGATGGGTACTTCAGGCTGACAGTGGATGCCCACCACTTCCTGTGCAAGGAGGTGGCCCCTGCTTCAGTGGTGCACAACATCAACAACGGCTGCCACGGACCCATCTG TACGGAGTATGCCATCCACAAGCTGCGTCAGGAGGGCAACGAGGAGGGCACCTACATCCTGCGCTGGAGCTGCACTGACTACCAgtacatcatcatcactgtggtCTGCAATGAG ATCGACCTGAGGGAGTCTCGTCCTATACGTCAGTATAAGAATTTCCAGATCGAAGTGTCCAACGATGGATACCGCCTGTACGGCACGGAGACATTTCGTAACACTCTCGGGGAGCTGTTGGAGCACCTGGAGGGCCAAAGTCTTCGCACCGACAACCTCCACTTCCAGCTTCTGCACTGCTGCCCCCCACAGCCTCGAG aggTATCTAACCTACTGGTGGTCACTAAAGAGAGAGCACCGGCCCCTCAGACACCAATGCAGGAGAGTCAGCTCAGCTTCCATCGCATTCTGAAGGAGGAGATTGAACAG GAGGAGCACCTTGGCCTGGGCACAAGAACCAACATCTACTCAGGCACACTGAGGGTAAAgagtgaggaggatgaggatgcaGGTTACTCATCCTTCCAGGAGGTAAAGGTGGTCCTGAAGGTGCTGGGTTCTGGACACAGGGACATCTCCTTG GCCTTCTTCGAAACTGCCAGTATGATGCGACAagtctctcacaaacacatagTGCTGCTGTATGGAGTGTGTGTCCGCCACCAGGAGA ATATTATGGTTGAGGAGTTTGTCCAGCTAGGACCATTGGATTTGTTCATGAGGAGACAGCAGAGCCCACTCAGCACACCATGGAAGTTCCAGGTGGCCAAGCAGCTGGCTGCAGCCCTCAGCTACTtg gagGACAAAAAGCTCGTCCATGGCTTTGTGTGTGCTAAAAACATCCTGCTGGCCAGAGACGGACTGGGCACCGACGAAGGAGGGCCTTTCATCAAGCTCAGCGACCCAGGAATACCAATCACAGTACTCACCAGAGAGG AGTGTGTGCATCGTATCCCATGGATCGCTCCAGAGTGTGTGAAGAGCACATCTTCCCTGAGCGTCGCGTCTGATAAGTGGGGCTTTGGTACCACCCTGTGGGAGATCTGCTATGATGGAGAGGTCCCCCTGAAAGACAAGAAACTCACAGAG AAGGAGAGGTTCTATGAAACCGAGTCCGCACTGGCCACGCCAGACTGCAAAGAGCTGGCTGAACTGATGACCCACTGCATGAACTACGACCCAAAGAAGAGACCTTTCTTCAGGGCTATCGTCAGAGACATAGACATGTTGGAGGAAAAGA acCCATCTATCAAACCCAAACCTACACCAGAGGTAGACCCCACTGTGTTTGAAAAGAGATTCCTGAAGAAGATCAGAGAGCTGGGAGAG GGCCACTTTGGTAAGGTGGAGCTTTGTCTTTATGATCCTCGGGGAGATAGAACGGGTGAACAGGTGGCAGTGAAATCGCTAAAGCCTGAGAACCGGGAGGAGCAGAGCACCAACCTCGCACGTGAGATCGACATCCTGAAGGCACTCTACCATGAAAACATTGTGAAATACAAGGGCATATGCCAAGAGGAAG gtGGACAGGCCATCAAGCTGATCATGGAGTACGTTTCACTGGGCAGTTTGAAGGATTATCTACCCAGGCACAAAAAAGACACCAGCCTCAGCACCCTGCTCAGCTACTCTACCCAGATATGCAAG gggATGGACTATCTTGGATCTCAAAATTACATCCACCGTGACCTGGCTGCCCGAAATGTTCTGGTGGAGAACGAGAGGACGGTGAAGATCGGAGATTTTGGCCTCACCAAGAGCATCAAGGACAACGAGGGATACTACACGGTTAAAGACGAGAACGACAGCCCTGTTTTCTG gtaTGCTCCAGAGTGTCTGACTCACTGTAAGTTCTACCTTGCTTCAGACGTTTGGTCCTTCGGAGTCACGATGTATGAACTCATCACCTATTGCGACTCCTCCAAGAGCCCGATGACG CTCTTCCTCAGCATGATTGGTCGAAGTCACGGTCAGATGACGGTCATCCGATTGGTGAAGGTGCTGACAGAAGGGAGGAGGTTGCCACGTCCTGAAGGCTGTCCTGAGCCC GTGTACGAGCTGATGCGCAAATGCTGGGAGCAACTGCCCGAGAGGAGAATCACCTTCAAGCGGCTGATCGAGGAGCTGACCAACATGCAGCAACAGCTCCAGCCGCAAAACGATCTTTAA